A region from the Onthophagus taurus isolate NC chromosome 8, IU_Otau_3.0, whole genome shotgun sequence genome encodes:
- the LOC111425419 gene encoding uncharacterized protein, whose protein sequence is METFCANSARSKYRPALANGTFYHPSYNTNFRQNEYNLGLSSRHSTLLWREQPQPSSNKPKGGGRTCSIALAAASLVVLVAVVSIAGLALYMGTLRGEPTNPLLMFSCSVKVLRGDRFVGNLPEKARRYKNQLEILYQRTPLSAAIVGCNVEKFGNDTQTIYYKVTLNKRKIPRTITNIEKILRDALVSDALSKKPIFKNIRFDSRSISIKLIKEQNLYQRSSKPKPIEILKPDNSKPLENLKPTTKLRIEKPIKDNITIPTKRPEIQEVNVEEENLPVIQGSFQISKTEADIAVNKKPEQQQSVKKGNLKETAVTSSYYKIASVDQVSKPTVKVPTETTKKFDFMPPEINDQPWIPIVSKEKSPTYTSFTNPGLTYNVNPLNILSSAHPIPLNKLSEENLTSTTLKPPNIITEEIISTSVTTESFGQGQVEVVDAEDLIPSFSSTTKQPLVTLMPVKSNSGIGRPLRRRPIDVEERSFFKETSTAKINNNDIKIMGMLNFEHDEHQNESKGLIRNQKMSVPDIDDAEIERIIAGENTSVSVDVIREYLTPSELKKLSEISRLSQNESDITSNSKAVRNSYTINRDGFEVLTKNFNKMDKEISEKNLFPIPLNTTECTENTVKCDNGQCLPNTARCNQLIDCENGKDEENCTCADYLRSQLLKGKICDGIVDCWDYSDENECEWCKPGNYVCANSKKCIEKSKICDGVNDCPLGDDERRCVTISEKIEEADEFSYNESGYLLVRKYGDWFKLCLDENKTSESGLNDLAQSVCNAISYQTLEETEIIHENNLDTKYFTIEKGFQKETFNSSIIFTETNCTTKDVLKIKCGHLECGTRPQVGRVARIVGGINAGLGAWPWQAALYKEGEFQCGATLLSEKWLISAGHCFYRTMDEHWVARLGTLRRGATLTSPYEQLRHIVKIILHPDYIDAGFVNDVSLLKMEFSVSFSDYVRPICLPKENSPISDGTMCTVIGWGQLFETGRIFPDTLQEVQIPIISTEECRKRTVFLPLYRITDNMFCAGFDRGGRDACLGDSGGGLMCPEEDGRWTLQGVTSNGYGCARKDRPGVYTKVSKYIKWIFSHLNESNETISSSKSICNGHRCPLGDCLPTNRLCNGYIECSDGSDEMECSKRAGL, encoded by the exons ATGGAAACTTTTTGTGCAAATTCGGCTCGTTCCAAATACAGGCCGGCTTTAGCAAATGGAACATTTTATCATCCGAgttataatacaaattttagacag aatgaGTACAACTTGGGTTTATCATCACGACATTCAACTCTTTTGTGGCGGGAGCAACCCCAACCTAGTAGTAATAAACCAAAAGGAGGAGGTAGAACGTGTTCGATTGCGTTGGCAGCAGCCTCTCTTGTAGTTTTAGTGGCTGTGGTTTCAATAGCTGGATTAGCTTTATATATGGGAACGTTGAGAGGAGAACCAACAAACc cgTTGCTGATGTTTAGTTGCAGCGTAAAGGTTTTACGCGGAGATCGATTCGTTGGTAATTTACCGGAGAAAGCGCGTAGATACAAAAATCAATTAGAAATATTATACCAAAGGACGCCGTTAAGCGCTGCAATCGTTGGTTGTAATGTTGAAAAATTCGGTAACGATACCcaaactatttattataaagtaacgttgaataaaagaaaaattcctAGAACGATAACGaacatagaaaaaattttaagggaCGCCCTAGTAAGCGATGCTTTATCGAAAAaaccaattttcaaaaacattcgTTTCGACTCACGAagtatttcaattaaattaataaaagaacaaaatttatacCAAAGATCTTCTAAACcaaaacccatcgaaattttaaaacccGATAACTCAAAAccattagaaaatttaaaaccaacaacaaaattacgAATAGAGAAACCAATAAAAGATAACATAACCATCCCAACAAAAAGGCCGGAAATACAAGAAGTTAACGTCGAAGAGGAAAATCTACCAGTTATCCAAGGATCGTTTCAAATTAGCAAAACCGAGGCGGATATCGCCGTTAATAAGAAACCAGAGCAACAACAAAGCGTTAAAAAGGGTAATTTAAAGGAAACTGCCGTTACCAGTTCTTATTATAAAATCGCTTCGGTTGATCAAGTCTCCAAACCAACCGTTAAAGTCCCAACTGAAACAAcgaaaaaattcgattttatgCCACCTGAAATCAATGACCAACCGTGGATACCAAtcgtttcaaaagaaaaatcacCTACTTACACCAGCTTTACAAATCCTGGTTTAACTTACAACGTAAATCCTTTAAACATTCTTTCATCCGCGCATCCAATCCcgcttaataaattatcagaGGAAAATTTAACATCCACAACGCTAAAACCACCAAACATTATAaccgaagaaattatttcaacATCCGTAACAACCGAAAGTTTTGGCCAAGGTCAAGTAGAGGTCGTTGACGCTGAAGATTTAATTCCATCGTTTTCCTCAACGACAAAACAACCTCTCGTTACGCTAATGCCCGTTAAATCTAATTCGGGAATTGGACGACCATTAAGAAGACGCCCAATTGATGTCGAAGAAAGAagcttttttaaagaaacttccacggctaaaataaataataacgatattaaaataatgGGGATGTTAAATTTTGAACACGATGAACATCAAAATGAGAGCAAAGGTTTGATCAGAAACCAAAAGATGAGTGTCCCGGATATTGATGATGCTGAAATTGAAAGAATTATCGCCGGAGAAAATACCAGCGTTTCCGTTGATGTCATAAGGGAGTATTTAACACCGagcgaattaaaaaaattatcagaaATTAGTCGGCTATCTCAAAATGAATCAGATATAACCAGCAATAGTAAAGCTGTAAGAAATAGTTACACAATTAATCGGGATGGGTTCGAagttttaaccaaaaattttaacaaaatggaTAAAGAAATTAgcgaaaagaatttatttcccATCCCACTTAACACAACAG aatgcACAGAAAACACCGTTAAATGTGATAACGGACAATGTTTACCAAATACAGCAAGATGCAATCAATTAATCGACTGCGAAAACGGAAAGGACGAAGAAAATTGTACTTGCGCCGATTATTTAAGATCGCAGCTTTTAAAGGGGAAAATTTGTGATGGCATAGTTGATTGTTGGGATTATTCCGATGAAAATGAATGCG AATGGTGTAAACCAGGAAATTACGTCTGtgcaaattcaaaaaaatgtatcgaaaaatcaaaaatatgtgATGGTGTTAATGATTGCCCATTGGGCGATGATGAAAGACGTTGCGTTACAATATCGGAAAAAATCGAAGAAGCCGACGAATTTTCGTACAACGAAAGTGGTTATTTATTGGTTCGTAAATACGGGGATTGGTTTAAATTGTGTTTGGATGAAAATAAAACGTCTGAATCGGGTTTGAATGATTTGGCGCAATCTGTTTGTAATGCGATATCTTACCA gaCTTTAGAAGAAACTGAAATTATtcatgaaaataatttagacACTAAATATTTTACGATCGAAAAAGgttttcaaaaagaaacttttaataGTAGCATTATTTTCACAGAAACTAATTGCACCACGAAAGATGTTCTTAAGATTAAATGCGGCCACTTAGAATGCGGTACGCGTCCCCAAGTAGGGCGAGTAGCCAG AATCGTAGGAGGTATTAATGCTGGTTTAGGAGCTTGGCCTTGGCAGGCAGCTTTGTACAAAGAAGGAGAATTCCAATGCGGAGCTACTTTGCTTTCAGAGAAATGGCTTATTTCAGCTGGACATTGCTTTTATcg aacCATGGATGAGCATTGGGTGGCTCGTTTAGGTACTTTAAGACGCGGAGCTACTTTAACATCACCTTACGAGCAACTTAGACACATCGTCAAAATCATTTTACATCCTGATTATATCGATGCAGGATTTGTGAATGATGTGTCTTTGTTGAAAATGGAATTTTCAGTCAGTTTTAGTGATTATGTCAGACCTATTTGTTTACCAAAAGAAAATTCACCAATTTCTGATGGCACTATGTGCACCGTTATTGGTTGGGGGCAATTATTTGAAACTGGGAGAATTTTTC CTGATACATTACAAGAAGTTCAAATACCAATAATATCAACTGAAGAATGTCGAAAACGCACCGTGTTTTTGCCATTATATAGAATAACTGATAATATGTTTTGTGCTGGGTTTGATCGTGGGGGGAGAGATGCGTGTTTGGGTGATTCCGGGGGTGGATTAATGTGTCCTGAAGAAGATGGTCGTTGGACTTTACAAGGAGTTACAAGTAACGGTTATGGTTGCGCAAGAAAAGATCGTCCCGGAGTTTACACGAAAGTCTCAAAATACATCAAATGGATATTTTCGCATTTAAACGAAAGTAATGAAACGATTTCGTCGAGTAAATCAATTTGTAACGGGCACAGATGTCCGCTGGGCGATTGTTTGCCAACGAATCGACTTTGTAATGGTTATATTGAGTGCAGCGATGGCAGTGATGAGATGGAATGCTCCAAAAGAGCGGGgttgtaa
- the LOC139430968 gene encoding protein-serine O-palmitoleoyltransferase porcupine-like — MMIMTMKTISISMEEYFIKRTTCAELMGYLLSPATVLFGPWISLETYTIYYIRHMKLNWKWAVKIAELFNYAMIHLALINYFDAYLIPVLTIRSWNVAFIVPKVTQNAFAFRASNYYVGYMAEFTMITAGFNAYHHFDPQQRWRYPVTRALTVEFPRSMDVAVQNWNIPAYHFLVQNIYSPFAEINKTSAVLMSFLVTMLIHGLNIRTTVVLLSLGIWTYTQEIIQDKLAMRLSSCCRIYACRAGCGHRLKFWHPITLVINGINMFLNILHLVFTGHIMHKDFDGSTVWDLCRIWRHDFGLLSHLIIVIWFCFMLYVA, encoded by the exons ATGATGATAATGACTATGAAAACTATTAGTATATCAATGGAGGAGTACTTTATAAAGCGAACAACTTGCGCAGAGTTGATGGGTTACTTGCTTAGCCCAGCAACCGTTCTTTTTGGCCCATGGATATCTTTGGAAACTTACACTATCTATTACATTCGCCACATGAAATTGAACTGGAAATGGGCTGTTAAAATAGCCGAATTGTTTAACTATGCCATGATACATTTGGCTTTAATCAACTATTTCGACGCATATCTCATTCCTGTGTTAACAATTCGTTCTTGGAATGTGGCTTTCATTGTGCCCAAAGTTACACAAAACGCTTTCGCATTCCGGGCTAGCAATTACTATGTTGGTTATATGGCTGAATTTACTATGATTACAGCAGGATTTAATGCTTATCATCATTTTGATCCCCAACAACGTTGGCGTTATCCTGTTACTCGAGCTCTTACAGTCGAATTTCCAAGATCTATGGATGTTGCTGTGCAGAATTGGAATATTCCGGCTTATCACTTTTTGGTTCAAA atatttactCCCCATTtgcagaaataaataaaacttccgCAGTTCTTATGTCATTTTTGGTAACGATGTTGATTCATGGACTTAATATACGCACAACGGTGGTTCTGTTAAGTTTGGGAATTTGGACCTATACTCAAGAAATCATCCAAGACAAGTTGGCGATGAGACTTAGTAGCTGCTGTCGCATTTACGCTTGTCGTGCCGGATGTGGACATCGATTGAAATTTTGGCACCCGATTACTTTGGTTATTAACGGCATCAACATGTTCTTGAATATATTGCATTTAGTATTTACGGGCCACATCATGCACAAGGATTTCGATGGAAGCACCGTTTGGGATTTGTGTCGTATATGGCGACATGATTTTGGATTACTTTCGCACCTTATTATTGtaatttggttttgttttatgCTGTACGTGgcttaa
- the LOC139431015 gene encoding protein-serine O-palmitoleoyltransferase porcupine-like, whose protein sequence is MERVEVEEIELPLEIRLKILMNREVQIIRPVYIVAVTLTGILCLGEFFYPYPSNWQECRVIMVIMAMKTISISIDDYSLKRVSYKEFLGYLFCPASVVFGPWMSHDAYMLYYVHHSKLNWKWLVKMIQIFTYAMIYMVISNCLINALIPIEGGTFLPGKWHEAFRNAFVFRGTNYFIGYLGEFTMLAAGFNAYHYYDRQQRWSYPVTRPLTVEAPRSMQTVAENWNIPTYRFLRECIYNPFFEIGPGYAILMTYLQASLLFGLKVRVMMILLNVVLLAQSQQLIQNKLARWLNCCCQPSGCRDICDHRFGFWHPITLIINGFNTVLNILHLAYLGHIMHSDFETKSIWDLYQAWDDLGIYSHVSSFVWSVTLLCMN, encoded by the exons ATGGAGAGAGTAGAAGTGGAGGAAATTGAGTTACCTTTGgaaa TACGTCTCAAGATTTTGATGAATAGAGAAGTTCAAATCATCCGTCCTGTATATATTGTTGCGGTTACTTTGACAGGAATTCTTTGTTTagg gGAATTTTTTTACCCATATCCGAGTAACTGGCAGGAATGTCGTGTAATTATGGTGATAATGGCTATGAAAACTATTAGTATATCGATTGATGATTACAGTTTAAAACGTGTATCTTATAAGGAATTTTTGGGTTATTTATTTTGCCCGGCCAGCGTTGTTTTTGGTCCATGGATGTCTCACGACGCCTACATGCTTTATTACGTTCACCATTCGAAATTAAACTGGAAATGGCTTGTCAAAATGATCCAAATCTTCACCTATGCCATGATTTATATGGTTATAAGCAACTGTTTGATAAACGCCCTCATTCCGATTGAAGGGGGAACATTTCTTCCGGGGAAATGGCATGAAGCTTTTCGGAACGCTTTCGTATTCCGGGGAACCAATTATTTCATTGGTTATTTGGGGGAATTTACCATGTTAGCAGCGGGATTTAATGCTTATCACTACTACGACCGCCAACAACGTTGGAGTTATCCTGTTACTCGACCGCTTACAGTTGAAGCTCCAAGATCGATGCAAACTGTTGCGGAAAACTGGAATATTCCCACTTATCGTTTTTTAAGAGAGT GTATTTACAAcccattttttgaaataggACCGGGCTACGCAATATTAATGACATATCTACAAGCATCGTTGTTGTTTGGTTTAAAAGTACGTGTAATGATGATCTTATTAAACGTGGTACTTTTGGCGCAGTCCCAACAACTCATCCAAAATAAGTTGGCTCGCTGGCTTAACTGTTGTTGTCAACCATCCGGTTGTCGTGACATCTGTGACCATCGTTTCGGTTTTTGGCATCCGATTACTTTGATTATAAACGGTTTTAACACCGTCTTGAACATACTCCATTTAGCTTATTTGGGCCATATTATGCACAGCGATTTTGAAACGAAATCAATTTGGGATTTATATCAAGCATGGGATGATTTGGGAATCTATTCCCACGTTAGTTCTTTCGTTTGGAGTGTAACCCTGCTCTGCAtgaattaa
- the LOC111425422 gene encoding protein-serine O-palmitoleoyltransferase porcupine-like encodes MDRFVPRFLYDRYIRFRIWRRDFSFDDWDAERVFKTSLYLTEWLLQIILLALFWLFIIPPIMDNDFFVGEELGEVIREFVLVCTRPTVKGFIILISSAVALNLLFNFILRCRRLTSRQYHVMSATIGYVLLQINCNAKCMVVIMVFMLIIFLLVNRLKVFVERDRQIIRPVYTITLILTTILCLGEFFFPYERVWEGSRAIMMVMTMKVISISTDDYCLKRITTVELVGYLLCPASVLFGPWMSMDTYTLNNVHRQKLSAKWFTQTIQAFTYAMAHMILSNCLVQSITPISDAFYIPMKWHEALRNSFAFRSSNYCTGYMAEFTMLTAGFNAYQHYDEEQRWDYPVARPSNIECPRSMAVVLKNWNIPAYRFFKDCVYSPFSEINYVCGLTMTFVLALLLNGFNARMMLILLTMGILSYSQEIIQDKLAYWFDCCCCVNPCDDECEHRFGPWNPITLIINGFNMVINVSHLAYLGYVMDRKFERTTIYELYEIWEDEFGVQTHFLMLVWWATMLFIS; translated from the exons ATGGACAGATTTGTGCCTCGATTTTTGTATGATAGATACATACGGTTTAGAATATGGCGCCGAGATTTCTCATTTgacg ATTGGGATGCTGAGAGAGTCTTTAAAACATCTTTGTATTTAACGGAATGGTTATTACAAATTATCCTGCTGGCTCTCTTttggttatttattattccgCCAATAATggataacgatttttttgt AGGTGAGGAGCTGGGTGAAGTTATTAGAGAGTTCGTCTTGGTTTGTACTAGACCAACTGTAAAAGGATTCATTATACTCATTTCATCGGCCGTTGcgcttaatttattatttaatttcattctGCGTTGTC GGCGCCTAACTTCCCGTCAATATCATGTTATGTCAGCTActattggatatgttttattGCAAATAAATTGCAACGCGAAATGCATGGTTGTAATTATGGTGTTTatgttgataatttttttgttggtaaATCGacttaaagtttttgttgaGAGGGACAGGCAAATAATCCGGCCTGTATACACCATTACGTTGATTTTGACCACTATTCTTTGCTTGGG GGAGTTTTTCTTTCCTTATGAACGTGTTTGGGAGGGAAGTCGCGCCATTATGATGGTAATGActatgaaagttattagcaTATCAACCGACGATTACTGTTTAAAACGTATTACTACTGTAGAGTTAGTAGGTTATTTGCTTTGCCCGGCCAGCGTTCTCTTTGGCCCGTGGATGTCCATGGACACCTACACTCTTAATAATGTTCATCGTCAAAAATTGAGTGCAAAATGGTTCACCCAAACGATTCAAGCCTTCACCTACGCTATGGCACACATGATTCTAAGCAACTGTTTGGTACAAAGCATAACTCCAATTTCAGACGCTTTCTATATCCCAATGAAATGGCACGAAGCTCTTCGAAACAGTTTCGCATTCCGGTCCAGCAATTATTGCACCGGATATATGGCTGAATTTACTATGCTTACCGCAGGATTTAATGCTTATCAACATTATGATGAGGAACAACGTTGGGATTATCCCGTTGCTCGGCCATCGAATATTGAATGTCCAAGATCAATGGCTGTTGTTCTAAAAAACTGGAATATTCCAGCTTATCGTTTTTTCAAAGATT gCGTTTACAGTCCATTTTcagaaattaattatgtttgtGGACTCACTATGACGTTTGTGTTGGCGTTATTATTGAATGGCTTCAACGCACGTATGATGTTGATTTTGCTTACAATGGGAATTTTATCATATTCTCAAGAAATCATCCAAGATAAATTAGCTTACTGGTTTGACTGCTGTTGTTGCGTTAATCCTTGTGACGACGAATGCGAGCATCGTTTCGGCCCTTGGAATCCCATTACTTTGATTATTAACGGTTTTAACATGGTAATAAACGTATCTCATTTGGCTTATTTGGGTTACGTTATGGATAGGAAATTCGAGAGAACCACAATTTACGAATTGTATGAAATATGGGAGGATGAATTCGGCGTGCAAACCCACTTTCTTATGTTGGTTTGGTGGGCAACCATGttgtttatatcttaa
- the LOC111425421 gene encoding protein-serine O-palmitoleoyltransferase porcupine-like, producing MVKRIHFVPRFFGDRFIALKLWSQNFSLEDCGKMFKSFLYLMKWSFEIILLALFWLVVFQPFMHNGYLVDPERGGIIQQIITVCVKPSVQDLITRIITIVVLNLIFNLILRFRRPSCREYHIMSTIIGYIVLQINCYTRNMILILGFIMIIFFLVRRVKDLMVREVGMIRPIYLVSLILIGILCLGEIIFPNPRNWQECRGIMMIMAMKTMSLSNDDYYLKRISCIELLGYLLCPATVLFGPWISLETYTLNYVNHSRLNWKWAVKMVQTFTYAMVFMVLSNCLGRAFVPTLNAMFIPCKWHEAFRNAFVFRASNYFIGYMSEFTMISAGFNAYKHNDPQERWHYPITRPFATEVPRSMAVVVRNWNIPVHRFLKENVYIPYLVVSRGFAIFLTFLVSSLLHGLNTRITIILLSLGILSHSQQVVQDKLSKWFNCCCRINACRENCGHRFGFWHPITLFINGINMILNVFHLAYLGHIMDENFDRSTIWDIYHTWDDDFGLFTHHVILIWFGTMMFVV from the exons atggtGAAAAGGATTCATTTCGTACCTCGTTTCTTCGGTGACCGATTCATAGCGTTAAAATTATGGagtcaaaatttttctttggaAG ATTGcggaaaaatgtttaaaagttttttatatttgatgaAGTGgagttttgaaataattttattagctCTTTTCTGGTTGGTTGTTTTTCAACCGTTTATGCACAACGGTTATTTAGT gGATCCGGAGCGAGGTGGAATCATTCAGCAGATCATTACAGTTTGTGTTAAACCATCCGTTCAAGATTTAATTACACGCATTATAACGATCGTGgtacttaatttaattttcaatttaattctgCGTTTTC gCCGCCCAAGTTGCCGGGAATACCACATTATGTCCACTATTATTGGATATATCgtattacaaataaattgttaCACCAGGAATATGATCTTAATTTTAGGATTTAtcatgataatttttttcttggtaAGACGCGTTAAGGATTTAATGGTGAGGGAGGTTGGAATGATACGCCCTATATACCTTGTTTCGTTGATTTTGATCGGTATTCTTTGTTTGgg ggAGATTATATTCCCGAATCCGCGTAATTGGCAAGAATGTCGTGGCATTATGATGATAATGGCTATGAAAACTATGAGTTTGTCTAATGACGATTACTATTTAAAGCGAATATCTTGCATTGAGTTATTAGGTTATTTGCTTTGCCCGGCTACCGTTCTTTTTGGGCCATGGATATCTTTGGAAACTTACACACTTAATTACGTTAATCATTCGAGGCTAAACTGGAAATGGGCTGTTAAAATGGTTCAAACTTTTACTTATGCCATGGTATTCATGGTTTTATCGAATTGTTTGGGACGCGCTTTCGTTCCGACTCTAAACGCTATGTTCATTCCTTGCAAGTGGCACGAAGCTTTCCGAAATGCTTTCGTATTCCGGGCCAGCAATTATTTTATCGGTTATATGTCTGAATTTACTATGATTTCAGCTGGGTTTAATGCTTATAAACATAATGATCCTCAAGAACGTTGGCATTATCCAATAACTCGACCGTTTGCGACTGAGGTTCCAAGATCTATGGCGGTTGTTGTGCGGAATTGGAATATTCCAGTTCAtcgttttttgaaagaaa atgtttACATTCCGTATTTAGTAGTGAGCCGAGGTTTCGCaatttttttgacttttttgGTATCGTCATTGCTGCATGGTTTGAATACCCGCATAaccataattttattaagtttgGGAATTTTGTCCCATTCCCAACAAGTCGTTCAGGATAAATTATCAAAGTGGTTTAATTGTTGTTGCCGCATAAATGCTTGCCGAGAAAATTGTGGACATCGTTTCGGATTTTGGCACCCAATCACTTTGTTTATTAACGGGATTAACATGATTTTGAACGTCTTTCATTTAGCCTATTTGGGGCATATTATGGACGAAAACTTTGATCGGAGCACAATTTGGGATATTTATCATACATGGGATGATGATTTTGGTTTGTTTACGCATCATGTTATTTTGATCTGGTTTGGAACCATGATGTTTGTGGTTTAA
- the LOC111425519 gene encoding mitochondrial import inner membrane translocase subunit TIM50-C-like — protein MFRISFNTVNLLNASLKWCNLPQKGRRTLIQFVPRFTQTAFYSKDARDVKSPLATLIQQQNQEQKQEIPQPDDTKTEKQKNKEKSWRHMKYTFIFFAVSLTCGGFYLITELGSPKYDDNGELIVDQFTELPVVKQYILRTLSELDYYSQLIKEPSREKLLPDLINHPMYHPKYTLVLEFTDVIVHPDWTYKTGWRFKKRPGLDNFLESLHGTYEVVIYTAEQGITVYPIIDALDQRSLINYKLVRDATLFVDGKHVKDLDKLNRDLSKVIVVDWNGDCTKYHRDNVLKVPRWNGNDDDTDLLTLSSFLLAISHSQIDDVRDVLKVYHQFDDPLLVYKERQKRLIEQAEAEAEQERDKTSAQSPISRWRPTFFKKF, from the exons atgtttagaatatCGTTTAATACGGTAAATTTACTAAATGCGAGTTTAAAATGGTGTAATTTACCCCAAAAAGGGCGAAGAACATTAATACAGTTCGTCCCAAGGTTCACGCAGACAGCCTTTTATTCTAAAG acGCACGCGATGTGAAATCTCCACTTGCAACGTTAATCCAACAACAAAACCAGGAACAGAAGCAAGAAATTCCACAACCTGATGATACCAAAAcggagaaacaaaaaaataaagagaaatcATGGCGACACATGAAATacacttttatattttttgctgTTTCATTAACATGTGGTGGCTTTTATTTAATCACAGAATTAGGTAGTCCTAAATATGATGATAATGGTGAACTTATTGTCGATCAGTTCACTGAGTTGCCTGTTGTGaaacaatatattttaagAACACTAAGCGAGTTAGATTATTACAGCCAA ctCATTAAAGAACCATCCCGCGAGAAATTACTTCCAGACTTAATAAATCATCCGATGTATCACCCGAAATACACTTTAGTTTTAGAATTTACTGATGTTATTGTTCATCCTGATTGGACTTATAAAACAGGATGGAGATTTAAAAAACGTCCTGGATTAGACAATTTCTTGGAAAGTCTACATGGAACTTACGAAGTTGTCATTTACACCGCCGAGCAAGGAATAACCGTTTATCCAATAATCGACGCATTAGATCAAAGAAGCTTAATAAACTACAAACTCGTTCGGGATGCAACACTTTTTGTTGATGGAAAACACGTTAAAGATCTGGATAAACTCAATCGAGATCTCTCAAAAGTAATCGTCGTCGATTGGAACGGCGATTGCACCAAATACCATCGAGACAATGTCCTAAAAGTTCCTCGATGGAATGGAAACGACGATGATACCGATTTATTAACGTTATCGTCATTTTTATTGGCTATTTCCCACAGTCAAATTGACGACGTTCGGGATGTTCTCAAAGTTTATCATCAATTTGATGACCCTTTGCTGGTTTATAAAGAACGCCAAAAAAGACTTATTGAACAAGCAGAAGCTGAAGCTGAACAAGAAAGAGATAAAACCTCAGCTCAATCGCCTATTAGTCGTTGGCGACCaacgtttttcaaaaaattttaa